TGGGGGTTGACCGGGTCGGCCGCCGCCTCGATGCCGGCGATGATGTCGGAGGTGTAGCCGCTGCCGTCGGCGCCGATGACCTTGTAGGCCAGCAGGCGCGCGTCGGGCGCCATGCCGGTGACGCCTCCCTTCCTGACCGCCTTGCCCGCGATGATGCCCGCGACATGGGTGCCGTGACCGTTGTCGTCCATCGGGTCGTCGTCGCCGTTGGCGAAGTCGAAGCCGCCGACGACCTTGTGCCCCTTGCCGAAGCCGCCGCCCAGGTCGGGGTGGTCGTAGTCCACGCCACTGTCCAGGACCGCCACCACGGTGCCCTTGCCGGTGGCCTTCACACCGGCCGGGTCTTCGCGCTTCCAGACCTCGGGCGCGCCGGTCAGCGGAACGCTGACGTCCGTGCGCACCTGTATCCGGGTGTCGGGCCGGACGGCGACGACGCCCGGCAACGCGGCCAGCCGCGCCGTCTCGGAGGCGGGCACCGTCATCGCCACGGCGTTGACGAGCAGGCCGAGTCTGCGAGGCGAGGCGGGGTGCAGTCCGGCCTTCCCCACCGTCCTGACGAAGGCGTCCTGCCGTGCCGCCAGGGCCCGTCGGGCGTCGCCGACGGCGGAGGCGGTGCCGGCGGTCAGGGAGATGAGCGAGCCGCCTGGGGCGGCTGCCACGGCTGCGTCTCCGGACAGCTCGACGATGACCCGCTGGTTCGGGTCGGGTGACTTCGCGGTCGCGGTGCCGGGTGTCGCGGTGAGCGTCCCGGCCAGCGCGACGGTGGTGACCGTGGCCGCCGCCAGGCGCCGGCTTCTTCGTGGGTTCTTGGCCATGGGCAGAAGTCCTAGCGCCGAAGTCACGCTCCGTACAACGGATCTTGGCGGCCCATTGCTGCACTTGGCACAAGTGGGCCAGGATCCGCACATGACGAACGAGCTCACCGCGGCAGGCATCGATCCGTTCGACGAGAGCGTCTACCGGGCTGTGCTGACCCGGCGTACGGCGGCCCCGACCGAGCTCGCCGCCGACCTCGGCTGTTCCCCTCTCCGCGTCGCCAGGGCGCTGGACCGACTGCACGACCACGGCCTGGTCGGGCGGCTCGCGGGCGTCCGACGCCGGTACGCGGCGATCGAGCCGGGAGCCGCGGTCGAGTCACTGGTGCGAACCAGGACCGCGGAGTTGGACCGGGTCCGTTCGGCGGCGGGCGAGCTGTCCCGCCTCTTCACGGCGGCCCAGGCCGGCACCGCCGGGGAGGACGAGGTGGAGATCGCCACCGGCCGCGAGGCGCTCGGCCGGTGGTTCGTCCGCCTCCAACAGGAGGCGCGCGAGGACGTCATGACACTGGATCGGCCGCCGTACGCGCTGACCACCTCCAACCCGGTGGAGAGCAACGCGCTGGGGCGCGGCGTGCGCTACCGCGCGGTCTACGCCCCCGAGGCGCTGGAGTGGCCGGGGGTGCTCGAGGACATCCGAGGACTCGTGAACCGTGGCGAGCAGGCCCGGGTGATGCCGGGCCTGCGGATCAAACTGGCCATCGCGGACCGCCGGCTGGCGCTGATGCCGCTCTCCCTGGACCTCGACGGGGTGCGCGCTGCGGTCATCCGCCCCTCCAGCCTGCTGGACGCCCTCACCGACTACTGGGAACTGTGCTGGAAACAGGCTCTGCCGCTCGACGCCCCCGCCCAGGACCCGCTCGGCGAGGAGGACCGTCTGGTGCTCACCCTGCTGGTCAGCGGCCTCAAGGACGAGGCCATAGCCCGCCAGCTCGGCTGGTCGGTCCGCACCATGCGCCGGCGCATGAGCCGCCTGCACGACCTTCTGGGCGCGGTGAACCGCTTCCAGGCCGGTGTCGTCGCGGCACGCCGTGGCTGGATCTGACCCTCCGCTGAGCCGGAGCCGATCTCGCTGGTCAGCGCGGGTTCATCGGCTGTACCACCAGCAGACGAAGAACCTTTGTTGCTCCCCGTTCCCTTGTCGGCCGCCGCTGTTCCAGCGATGCCGAGGAGGAGAGGCAGCCGCACGTCCGGGCCCGTGAGGGAGCCAGCGAGGGCCGTGCCTGCAGATCCTGAGGGAGGACGGCGACCCGCACCCCGTGCTCGGCCAGCCAGTCGTGGCCGCCGTGGAAGGTGCGGGCCTCGCCGACGACGACCCGGGAGATGCCGAACTGGCGGACCAGGCCGGAGCAGTACCAGCAGGGGGAGAGGGTCGTCACCATCGTGGTGCCGCGGTACGAGCGCTGCCGGCCGGCGGCCCGGAAGGCGGCGGTCTCCGCGTGCAGGGACGGGTCGCCGTCCTGTACCCGGCGGTTGCGGCCGCGGCCGAGGAGCGTTCCGTCGGCGGCGTAGAGGGCCGCCCCGATCGGGATCCCGCCCTCGT
This sequence is a window from Streptomyces sp. HUAS YS2. Protein-coding genes within it:
- a CDS encoding helix-turn-helix domain-containing protein, which translates into the protein MTNELTAAGIDPFDESVYRAVLTRRTAAPTELAADLGCSPLRVARALDRLHDHGLVGRLAGVRRRYAAIEPGAAVESLVRTRTAELDRVRSAAGELSRLFTAAQAGTAGEDEVEIATGREALGRWFVRLQQEAREDVMTLDRPPYALTTSNPVESNALGRGVRYRAVYAPEALEWPGVLEDIRGLVNRGEQARVMPGLRIKLAIADRRLALMPLSLDLDGVRAAVIRPSSLLDALTDYWELCWKQALPLDAPAQDPLGEEDRLVLTLLVSGLKDEAIARQLGWSVRTMRRRMSRLHDLLGAVNRFQAGVVAARRGWI
- a CDS encoding nucleoside deaminase gives rise to the protein MDQELARQWLGIALAEARAGRDEGGIPIGAALYAADGTLLGRGRNRRVQDGDPSLHAETAAFRAAGRQRSYRGTTMVTTLSPCWYCSGLVRQFGISRVVVGEARTFHGGHDWLAEHGVRVAVLPQDLQARPSLAPSRARTCGCLSSSASLEQRRPTRERGATKVLRLLVVQPMNPR